acaaaggtttcctctttataattattagtatagaagacaGCTGCAATTCTCACCTGCAGAGTGAAGTAAGCGTGCCAAGGTGCAGCGTAGATAGCacggtctttttttttttatttgtaccagaaagttgtaacaataaaaataaaaataaagaaaaagtggtCTTTTGTGTTTTACTTGATCAATTTGAATGGTGTTTTAACGATAAATTAAGATATCGATATATTATAGAGTTCTGATTATGAATCGATTTATGAAACTGGTAGATGAGTATAGAAACGAGTACAACCCTAAATTATTAACTTCGAGaaaaaatgtcaatgtcaattgtcaaagtcaataattcaaaaaaattggcgaatgaaaaaatgaaaacaaaattcgCAGTGTTGTGAATTGgctgtattatttaaatttttcataaacATTAAACTGTTCATTATTACCACTAAAGGTTTAGACCATCATTAATTTATAGTTATTAAACTACTTTTGTTTATCGTTTCTCAACCGTGGGTATGGTGGTCCATTTGGAGGCTTTGAATGAGGCTCGAAATTCTGAAAAAAGTTATTCTCAAAGCTTATAATTCTTAAAGATCTGAAAATTGATAAATTCTAAAAGCTATAGGTATATAAGAAAATGTACTACCTACTCGAATGTTAGTATGTAATCAAAAACTGGTGATTATTCTGTTGCAAGAATTTCTTTAATgtgtaagaaaataattaaacagTCTATTAAATAGAATGGTACAAACATGCTACATATGTAAATGGAGAGCAGACAAGTTACCCCGGAGGTCATTTCAtaagtgagttttttttttcttcatatcTCTGTCATCTGCGATCAATAGGACAATGAACAGATTTGAGGACTGTAAATGTTTAACAGTTGAGGCTTTGCTCATCCAGCGATGTGACATCCCTCCAAGATGAAGTATTACTATATGCTGGCCAATCTTGTCCTCTTAAGGCGGAACATGCTGTAAGTGGCATCCAGAAGTTGGACTGCTAGGCTGTTTTTGTGACCCTCAAGTCTCTGTTTGTAGGTCTCAAGTGACCTGTCTATTTCCTCCTTTACTGTGGGGATTTCTGTGTTTGCATGCACTTCACTGTTTTTTGTGAACCATCATGTGTTTCATAAGTGACTAGCATAGTTATTTGTAAGCCAAGGCCGCAAAGTTGTTAGTTGTATTGAATTCCGAGCCAGTGTTTGTGCCAGCGAAGGgctaagagctcgttcacacaggctgcgtactTAAGTGTAGATGTAGCATGTACCATTGCGTTGCAATTtgtggaactgtatgaaacatggcacaccgctttcgtaaagcgtggacgtatgcgtaacccggtgtgtaaggggtttacgcgcatcactacgcacgtgtcacgtgtacgtgctgcatacgcaattggtgtgaatcggccattaaGGTTGAACCTCACAACACCTCAAGGCTTTTCTTTCCAGGTTCCCATACGACGAGGCTGAGAAACAGAAATGGCTAGACATCATAGGCAAGAGTAACGTGTCGCTGGGCAAGCGCACCTCCATCTGCTCCATACACTTCGACAAGACCTGCTTCCGCTACGGCCTGGTCAACGGCCGCGAGCTGCTGAGGCAGGGCAGCCTGCCCACCATACAGCTCACCAGGCCACCAGGTAAGCcacttaaaaaaaagaagaatattagccatgctaatcatgactaacaatcccctttcccctccaattaagcgtaaagcttgtgccaggagtgggtacgacaatagtgcaacgggtggggttagaaccgccgacctttcgaaattcagtccgcttctcaactgttaagctatcgaggcttcTCATTTATTCATTGTAGGGCACACACTTGACCAcagtcacacctgatggaaagtgatgatgcaggctaaaATGGAGCACCAATGATATTCGCTctttacttaaaattatattaaaagtggagggaaaACTAATGCTGGAAGGTTTTACATCACACcaatataataaaggcgaaagtttgtctggatgtgtgtgtgtatgtttgttactcttttacgcaaaaactactgaacggattgggctgaaatttggaatggagatagattatacccagaATTaatacataagctactttttatcctagaaaatcaatgagtttgaAAAAACCTATATTAACGCgaacgcagtcgcgggcatcagctagtatttcatatCAAACAcactgtgctcagtagtggctgAATGGTTGATGATGTGAATTTCAGAGGTGGATCCATACGAAGACTTGTACAACATGCACCAAGTGGACGTGGACATCAAGATTGAGCCTCACAGCCCTGAAGACTGGACGGAGGGCATCGGCGCCAACGTACACACGGACAGTGATGTACCGGGTACTGACCAAGGAGGAGTTATGGACAGGTAAATGTTATTTTGACTGTATagactaatcacactatcacacttcacactatcactcTTCACTCaaatatcataaaggcgaaagtttgtgtgtatgtgtgtgtatgtttgttactccttaatccgaaatttggaatggagatagataatatcctggattagcacataggctacttttttatctagTACTTGTATAAGT
The Maniola jurtina chromosome 28, ilManJurt1.1, whole genome shotgun sequence DNA segment above includes these coding regions:
- the LOC123879365 gene encoding uncharacterized protein LOC123879365, whose amino-acid sequence is MVQTCYICKWRADKLPRRSFHKFPYDEAEKQKWLDIIGKSNVSLGKRTSICSIHFDKTCFRYGLVNGRELLRQGSLPTIQLTRPPEVDPYEDLYNMHQVDVDIKIEPHSPEDWTEGIGANVHTDSDVPGTDQGGVMDSMHQKIKTKNDESFENSSCKSIIIEVPQTSNTKNKSNAKNKQNSGKIIKMDVSKRKEFLKKQSLIRMLVERLRRDHIKLKNYIQSLEERQKTSRKRKRKNLEENSNEIV